In Leptospira koniambonensis, a single genomic region encodes these proteins:
- a CDS encoding DJ-1 family glyoxalase III, with protein MPRVLVPFADGMEEMEAVIIIDVLRRAGIEVVSAGISSNTVVASRGVKLVSDSLLSEIDPSSFDMIVLPGGNQGTKNLNVSPLVAEILKNFKKDDRWIGAICAAPNVLLTHNILQNQKFTAFPGSIPSNEKYTGNRLELSDKILTSIGPGSAFEFSLKIVELLSGIEKRKEVEKNLYLPS; from the coding sequence ATGCCCAGGGTGCTCGTACCTTTTGCAGATGGAATGGAAGAAATGGAAGCAGTCATCATTATAGATGTGCTTCGCAGAGCCGGGATAGAAGTAGTTTCTGCAGGAATTTCTTCAAACACAGTCGTAGCTTCCAGAGGAGTTAAATTAGTCTCCGATTCTCTTTTATCAGAAATTGATCCTTCTTCTTTCGATATGATCGTTTTGCCTGGAGGAAACCAAGGCACCAAAAACCTAAATGTTAGCCCCTTGGTAGCGGAAATATTAAAAAACTTTAAAAAGGATGATCGGTGGATTGGCGCGATCTGCGCGGCGCCAAATGTTCTGCTAACTCATAATATTCTTCAAAATCAAAAATTCACTGCATTTCCTGGAAGTATACCTTCGAACGAAAAATACACTGGAAATAGATTAGAACTTTCTGATAAAATCCTAACTAGTATTGGCCCCGGTTCTGCATTCGAATTCTCTTTAAAGATTGTAGAACTTCTTTCCGGAATAGAAAAAAGAAAAGAAGTAGAAAAAAACTTATACCTTCCATCTTAA